The sequence CTGGCTCTTTACGATGTACAAAGGGCGAATAACCTTTACAACGCCAATGCTTTGGTCGCTTGCTTTTATCCCTAACTTTGTTGTTGGTGGGGTAACTGGGGTTATGCTTGCGATGGCTGCGGCCGATTATCAATATCACAATACGTACTTCTTAGTATCCCATTTCCACTACGTATTAATTGCTGGAACCGTATTCTCCTGCTTTGCCGGGCTTACATACTGGTATCCAAAAATGGTCGGTTACAGACTAAATGAAAAAATTGGTAAATGGTTCTTCTGGATTTTCGTTGTTGGATTTAACGTTTGTTTCTTCCCGCAATATTTCCTAGGACTAGATGGTATGCCGCGTCGTATTTACACTTACGTACAAGGTGATGGCTGGACAACGCTTAACTTTATCTCTACAGTGGGCGGATTCTTGATGGGTGTAGCATTCTTAGTTCTTTGCTACAACATCTACTACAGTTATAAAAACTCTAAACGTGAAGTTACTGGTGACCCTTGGGATGCTCGTACGCTTGAATGGGCTACAAGTTCTGCAGTTCCTCCAAAATATAACTTTGCTGTTTTACCTGAATGGAATGACTTGGATGATTTCTGGAATAGAAAACAAAAAGGCGATCCATATGTAAATGATAAAAATTATAAACCAATCCATATGCCAAGTAATACCATGGTTGGGTTTGTAATGTCTGTCTTCTTCTTCATTGCAGGTTTTGGACTAGTCTTCTACTGGTACTGGATGGGAATTATTGGTCTAGTTGGTATTTTAGGATGTATGATTTATCGTTCATTCCAAAATAACGATGGTTACCACGTCGAAGTGGACGAAATTAAAGCAACAGAAGAACATAATGCGCGCGAACTTGCGACTGGTGTGAAGGAGGGTAACCCATGGAATCTGTAGAAACAAATAAAAATCTGCCAATTGAATATAGATCAGAACAAGGTCGATTAAATATTCTTGGATTCTGGATTTTCCTTGGCGCCGAAATTGCGCTGTTTGCAACACTTTTCGCGACTTACTTTGTTATGAGAAAGGCTGGCTCGAATGCGGGTCATCCGCCAGCTGAAATGTTCGAACTTTGGCTAGTGCTAATAATGACATTTTTACTTTTAACAAGTAGTTTTACGTGTGGTTTAGCAATTGGTGAGATGCGTAAAGGCAATGTGAAAATGTTGACGATTTACTCGATTATCACATTAATTCTTGGTGCAGGATTTGTTGGATTTGAGCTTTATGAATTTGCACACTATGTGACTGAAGGCGTTACAATGCAAATCGGTTCTTACTGGTCAGCATTCTTCGTTCTACTAGGAACACATGGACTTCACGTAACGGTCGGGATTTTCTGGATTAGTTTTATTCTGATTCAAATTAAAATGCATGGTTTGACGCCAAAAACAGCATCAAAAGTATTTATTTCCAGTTTATACTGGCATTTCTTGGATGTTGTGTGGATTTTCATTTTCACCGGTGTCTATTTGCTAGGGATGGTGAACTAATATGACACAAAATAATAAATCAAATGCAGCTCATGCTGAAGGTGGCATTCCTTGGAAACACATTGTTGGCTTTGCATTATCAGTTATTTTGACGCTTCTAGCAGTCTGGGTGGCTCTTTATTCGACGCTAACAACAAATGTTAAGGTAGTTATTATTTTCATCTTTGCGTTCATTCAGGCAGCCCTACAGCTTCTGATGTTCATGCACATGACAGAAGGCCGCGATGGTAAAATTCAAATCGGTAATATTTTATTCGCCGCATTTATTGCGATTGTCGTAGTTATTGGTTCTTATTGGGTAATGGAAATTGGCCATATGAATCATTTGTTATAATTTAAAAAGACTGGTATGGAATTCATTTTCTGTGCCAGTTTTTTTGCAATTTTAAAGGGGTTAACAGCTTTTCTAAAAAAATTTTAAAATTATTACTTGCTATGTAATGCATTACATATTCTATAGTGGAGAAGTAAATTATATTCGTGAGAGGAGTTACACATAATGACAGAATCAAAATTTCCTAAAGGCTTTTTGTGGGGCGGAGCAGTTGCTGCAAACCAATGTGAAGGCGCTTATCTTGAAGACGGTAAAGGACTTTCACTAGTAGATATAGTACCAACAGTAGAGGACGGACGTTGGGATGCACTTTTCAAT comes from Listeria monocytogenes and encodes:
- the qoxC gene encoding cytochrome aa3 quinol oxidase subunit III; its protein translation is MESVETNKNLPIEYRSEQGRLNILGFWIFLGAEIALFATLFATYFVMRKAGSNAGHPPAEMFELWLVLIMTFLLLTSSFTCGLAIGEMRKGNVKMLTIYSIITLILGAGFVGFELYEFAHYVTEGVTMQIGSYWSAFFVLLGTHGLHVTVGIFWISFILIQIKMHGLTPKTASKVFISSLYWHFLDVVWIFIFTGVYLLGMVN
- the qoxD gene encoding cytochrome aa3 quinol oxidase subunit IV; translated protein: MTQNNKSNAAHAEGGIPWKHIVGFALSVILTLLAVWVALYSTLTTNVKVVIIFIFAFIQAALQLLMFMHMTEGRDGKIQIGNILFAAFIAIVVVIGSYWVMEIGHMNHLL